In Magnolia sinica isolate HGM2019 chromosome 12, MsV1, whole genome shotgun sequence, a single genomic region encodes these proteins:
- the LOC131221841 gene encoding uncharacterized protein LOC131221841 isoform X4, whose amino-acid sequence MLAFLPETISKERDLLVCCICRHKHGVCIKTGGGKFFQHKAYCEKHSLDQKKKAESLQHGPDEVRCIKQIRVSENPVGLSYLLRLQGLLRTIRMKNIGGGNDDAGLEAAEDGQAVLSQGPPSTTAPVMTGATMTLYYLWNLMLCNSLIELNFK is encoded by the exons ATGTTGGCATTCCTCCCG GAGACCATTTCAAAGGAAAGAGACCTGCTTGTTTGCTGCATTTGCCGTCACAAACACGGTGTCTGCATAAAG actggtgGAGGCAAGTTTTTTCAGCACAAGGCTTATTGTGAAAAGCATAGCTTGGATCAGAAAAAGAAG GCTGAGAGTCTGCAACATGGACCTGATGAGGTCCGCTGCATTAAGCAAATCCGGGTCAGTGAGAAT CCAGTAGGCCTGAGCTACCTGTTGAGGTTGCAGGGCCTACTACGCACAATTCGAATGAAGAATATTGGTGGAGGCAATGATGACGCTGGCCTAGAAGCCGCAGAAGATGGACAGGCAGTGTTATCTCAGGGTCCGCCAAGCACGACGGCACCGGTGATGACAGGCGCGaccatgactttgtattatttgtggaacctaatgttgtgtaacagtttgattgagttaaactttaaatag
- the LOC131221841 gene encoding uncharacterized protein LOC131221841 isoform X2, translating to MLAFLPETISKERDLLVCCICRHKHGVCIKCNHDDCQTAFHPTCAKCVGLHMDVKTGGGKFFQHKAYCEKHSLDQKKKAESLQHGPDEVRCIKQIRPVGLSYLLRLQGLLRTIRMKNIGGGNDDAGLEAAEDGQAVLSQGPPSTTAPVMTGATMTLYYLWNLMLCNSLIELNFK from the exons ATGTTGGCATTCCTCCCG GAGACCATTTCAAAGGAAAGAGACCTGCTTGTTTGCTGCATTTGCCGTCACAAACACGGTGTCTGCATAAAG TGTAATCATGATGACTGTCAAACTGCATTTCATCCTACTTGTGCTAAATGTGTTGGCCTGcacatggatgtgaagactggtgGAGGCAAGTTTTTTCAGCACAAGGCTTATTGTGAAAAGCATAGCTTGGATCAGAAAAAGAAG GCTGAGAGTCTGCAACATGGACCTGATGAGGTCCGCTGCATTAAGCAAATCCGG CCAGTAGGCCTGAGCTACCTGTTGAGGTTGCAGGGCCTACTACGCACAATTCGAATGAAGAATATTGGTGGAGGCAATGATGACGCTGGCCTAGAAGCCGCAGAAGATGGACAGGCAGTGTTATCTCAGGGTCCGCCAAGCACGACGGCACCGGTGATGACAGGCGCGaccatgactttgtattatttgtggaacctaatgttgtgtaacagtttgattgagttaaactttaaatag
- the LOC131221841 gene encoding uncharacterized protein LOC131221841 isoform X5 gives METISKERDLLVCCICRHKHGVCIKTGGGKFFQHKAYCEKHSLDQKKKAESLQHGPDEVRCIKQIRVSENPVGLSYLLRLQGLLRTIRMKNIGGGNDDAGLEAAEDGQAVLSQGPPSTTAPVMTGATMTLYYLWNLMLCNSLIELNFK, from the exons ATG GAGACCATTTCAAAGGAAAGAGACCTGCTTGTTTGCTGCATTTGCCGTCACAAACACGGTGTCTGCATAAAG actggtgGAGGCAAGTTTTTTCAGCACAAGGCTTATTGTGAAAAGCATAGCTTGGATCAGAAAAAGAAG GCTGAGAGTCTGCAACATGGACCTGATGAGGTCCGCTGCATTAAGCAAATCCGGGTCAGTGAGAAT CCAGTAGGCCTGAGCTACCTGTTGAGGTTGCAGGGCCTACTACGCACAATTCGAATGAAGAATATTGGTGGAGGCAATGATGACGCTGGCCTAGAAGCCGCAGAAGATGGACAGGCAGTGTTATCTCAGGGTCCGCCAAGCACGACGGCACCGGTGATGACAGGCGCGaccatgactttgtattatttgtggaacctaatgttgtgtaacagtttgattgagttaaactttaaatag
- the LOC131221841 gene encoding uncharacterized protein LOC131221841 isoform X1, translated as MLAFLPETISKERDLLVCCICRHKHGVCIKCNHDDCQTAFHPTCAKCVGLHMDVKTGGGKFFQHKAYCEKHSLDQKKKAESLQHGPDEVRCIKQIRVSENPVGLSYLLRLQGLLRTIRMKNIGGGNDDAGLEAAEDGQAVLSQGPPSTTAPVMTGATMTLYYLWNLMLCNSLIELNFK; from the exons ATGTTGGCATTCCTCCCG GAGACCATTTCAAAGGAAAGAGACCTGCTTGTTTGCTGCATTTGCCGTCACAAACACGGTGTCTGCATAAAG TGTAATCATGATGACTGTCAAACTGCATTTCATCCTACTTGTGCTAAATGTGTTGGCCTGcacatggatgtgaagactggtgGAGGCAAGTTTTTTCAGCACAAGGCTTATTGTGAAAAGCATAGCTTGGATCAGAAAAAGAAG GCTGAGAGTCTGCAACATGGACCTGATGAGGTCCGCTGCATTAAGCAAATCCGGGTCAGTGAGAAT CCAGTAGGCCTGAGCTACCTGTTGAGGTTGCAGGGCCTACTACGCACAATTCGAATGAAGAATATTGGTGGAGGCAATGATGACGCTGGCCTAGAAGCCGCAGAAGATGGACAGGCAGTGTTATCTCAGGGTCCGCCAAGCACGACGGCACCGGTGATGACAGGCGCGaccatgactttgtattatttgtggaacctaatgttgtgtaacagtttgattgagttaaactttaaatag
- the LOC131221841 gene encoding uncharacterized protein LOC131221841 isoform X3 has product METISKERDLLVCCICRHKHGVCIKCNHDDCQTAFHPTCAKCVGLHMDVKTGGGKFFQHKAYCEKHSLDQKKKAESLQHGPDEVRCIKQIRVSENPVGLSYLLRLQGLLRTIRMKNIGGGNDDAGLEAAEDGQAVLSQGPPSTTAPVMTGATMTLYYLWNLMLCNSLIELNFK; this is encoded by the exons ATG GAGACCATTTCAAAGGAAAGAGACCTGCTTGTTTGCTGCATTTGCCGTCACAAACACGGTGTCTGCATAAAG TGTAATCATGATGACTGTCAAACTGCATTTCATCCTACTTGTGCTAAATGTGTTGGCCTGcacatggatgtgaagactggtgGAGGCAAGTTTTTTCAGCACAAGGCTTATTGTGAAAAGCATAGCTTGGATCAGAAAAAGAAG GCTGAGAGTCTGCAACATGGACCTGATGAGGTCCGCTGCATTAAGCAAATCCGGGTCAGTGAGAAT CCAGTAGGCCTGAGCTACCTGTTGAGGTTGCAGGGCCTACTACGCACAATTCGAATGAAGAATATTGGTGGAGGCAATGATGACGCTGGCCTAGAAGCCGCAGAAGATGGACAGGCAGTGTTATCTCAGGGTCCGCCAAGCACGACGGCACCGGTGATGACAGGCGCGaccatgactttgtattatttgtggaacctaatgttgtgtaacagtttgattgagttaaactttaaatag
- the LOC131220304 gene encoding large ribosomal subunit protein eL13z-like, with protein sequence MAFAAGIPKKLASTIGIVVDHCRKNRSLEGLQANVQRLKTYKANLVVFPRHLGKFKPTNQTPLLPASLPNRAQQPPPLFLPAVLSLSKTPSFDVYSTVLGESYRK encoded by the exons ATGGCATTT GCAGCTGGCATTCCAAAGAAACTTGCCTCAACCATTGGCATTGTAGTTGACCATTGTCGCAAGAACCGTTCTCTGGAGGGTCTTCAAGCTAATGttcaaaggctgaaaacttacaAGGCTAATTTAGTTGTCTTCCCAAGACATCTGGGCAAATTCAAG CCAACCAACCAAACACCCTTGCTCCCTGCTTCTCTTCCCAACCGTGCACAGCAGCCGCCCCCTTTGTTTCTTCCAGCCGTTCTCTCCCTCTCCAAGACCCCTTCGTTTGATGTTTATAGCACTGTCCTCGGAGAGTCCTACCGGAAATAG
- the LOC131221840 gene encoding uncharacterized protein LOC131221840: MAEIDVSAVRKGGDGATFEGWLDNFSPDVERAGKRLLQCLRNPQIRAICVRGYEGLGSWRIVEYAARKLKGSDLFDVQIIVKLPKEDWSPRNVQRKIANSLGIKEGDDEDDDLKKDVQMEVSFEIYESLKGQRFLLILGDATQRIYLDDVGVPNIRNTKVVYVSSERLESEEIIEFQDFSIDVLREEAVTVASSPTVAACFTPHAVLECFFYILLFSVSFPRGFRMVLPTRYWIAEGIMVMREGIEEEEDLTTLEKKVDALLIELKARSMVEQGDADVRVPKRLAEKAKDMVMSSDRRASTHGKCWIHEYSLPTENIGEWEDIQRIAIWNLRLSDHLPLTLKFPKLSTLLLEGPSSFTTLPNNFVFEQMQGLRVLILSYFEIRFLPLSISSLHNLRFLSIYYCRLLEPESLLSSLQALDKLEFLQFEDTPLEKIPDECLQCKNNLRSLHLIDTQTRSLPSSFPQLHNLQQLSVTGCSSLTEIPEAFFERLPRLRQLILTKCSSLKIELLPHLQKLSAALEVLDIHSCNSIEDIEVVSSSLGAVLPNLRRLDISGIDVIKQVILKGCGSLESLSLYNLIRLDVLYISGTQLQQLPDGISTASHLRRLDMLHMNHIHKINWDDLPTELEELNFDQCGTFNSPKDDENPSDEGGARIRISNYKLLQSLKPSSKVLREKCFSRFHIHISPDQEEEERRRGNGIHLQGRKSIYKDINLKAQKCNLPLPSGHFDRHLEIQGDKRCTNAIQGVLSRTELLTLWDNAFIQDLGDVEMHELRECLVKSCEKMEIFFGGKNQCFECLEKMWMSDLASMRRVCDGLGRIISFPLLKHIYLEHCPRLVNFVSSGVSLLSLEKLEIRFCNRLESLFQGDVVVDGSLQRLHTVHLWELPKLDRICSGRYLPALKKLTVRGCRKLKDLPLRAGPNNAIRGGGGVQVRGEMAWWENLRWEDESTKHDIHFIEWRPLTRR; this comes from the coding sequence ATGGCTGAAATAGATGTCTCTGCTGTCCGAAAAGGAGGAGACGGGGCGACATTCGAGGGATGGCTAGACAACTTCTCCCCCGACGTAGAACGTGCCGGGAAAAGGCTCTTGCAATGCTTGAGGAATCCACAGATCAGAGCCATTTGTGTCAGGGGGTATGAGGGTTTAGGAAGTTGGAGGATCGTGGAGTATGCAGCTCGAAAGTTGAAGGGATCTGATCTCTTCGATGTGCAGATAATTGTAAAGCTACCAAAAGAGGATTGGAGTCCTCGAAATGTGCAGAGGAAAATTGCAAACAGCTTGGGGATAAAGGAAGGTGACGATGAAGACGATGATCTTAAAAAGGATGTACAGATGGAAGTGTCGTTTGAAATCTATGAATCGCTCAAGGGACAGAGGTTCTTGTTAATACTAGGAGATGCGACGCAACGCATTTATTTAGACGATGTGGGTGTTCCAAATATTAGAAATACAAAGGTTGTATACGTTAGCTCCGAAAGGTTGGAATCAGAGGAGATCATTGAATTTCAAGACTTTTCCATAGATGTGTTACGAGAGGAGGCTGTTACTGTCGCTTCTTCTCCCACCGTTGCTGCCTGTTTCACTCCCCATGCTGTCCTTGAATGCTTCTTCTACATTCTGTTATTTTCAGTAAGTTTCCCAAGGGGTTTTAGAATGGTATTGCCGACAAGGTATTGGATTGCAGAGGGAATTATGGTTATGAGAGAGggaattgaagaagaagaggatttgaCGACATTGGAGAAGAAGGTGGATGCTCTGCTTATAGAGCTCAAGGCTCGTTCCATGGTAGAGCAAGGGGATGCTGATGTGAGGGTGCCCAAACGTTTAGCTGAAAAAGCTAAAGATATGGTCATGTCGAGTGACAGAAGAGCTTCGACTCATGGCAAATGCTGGATCCATGAATATTCACTACCGACAGAGAACATTGGCGAGTGGGAAGACATTCAGAGGATAGCGATATGGAATCTACGACTTAGTGATCACCTCCCTCTAACTCTTAAATTCCCCAAACTCTCCACTCTACTGCTCGAAGGACCCAGTAGTTTTACTACCCTTCCAAACAACTTCGTCTTCGAGCAAATGCAAGGTCTTCGGGTCCTCATCCTCTCTTACTTTGaaatcagatttctgcccctCTCCATCTCCTCCTTGCACAATTTAAGATTCTTATCTATATATTATTGTCGTCTTTTAGAGCCTGAGTCTCTCCTCTCTTCCTTGCAAGCTTTGGACAAACTCGAGTTCCTTCAATTTGAAGATACTCCTCTGGAAAAGATACCAGATGAGTGCCTTCAGTGCAAGAACAACCTTCGATCTCTCCATCTCATTGACACACAGACCAgatctcttccttcctcttttccccAGCTGCACAACCTCCAGCAACTCTCAGTAACAGGATGCTCATCTCTAACGGAAATTCCGGAGGCTTTCTTTGAGCGTTTGCCCCGGCTTAGGCAACTCATATTAACAAAATGTTCTTCCTTGAAGATTGAGTTGCTGCCTCACTTACAAAAGCTCTCTGCAGCACTTGAGGTGCTTGACATCCACTCTTGTAACTCCATCGAAGACATAGAAGTGGTTTCTTCTTCTCTTGGAGCTGTCTTGCCAAACCTCCGAAGGCTTGACATATCTGGAATTGATGTCATTAAGCAAGTCATCCTAAAAGGTTGCGGAAGCTTAGAATCCTTATCCTTGTATAATCTTATAAGACTTGATGTGCTTTATATTTCAGGCACTCAACTCCAACAGTTGCCTGATGGTATCAGCACAGCATCTCATCTAAGGCGGCTGGACATGCTCCACATGAACCACATTCACAAGATCAACTGGGATGACTTGCCTACTGAGCTGGAAGAGCTCAACTTTGACCAGTGTGGAACCTTTAATTCACCAAAGGATGATGAAAATCCTAGTGATGAAGGTGGGGCACGCATAAGGATAAGTAATTACAAGCTTTTACAGTCCTTAAAACCATCCTCAAAAGTATTGAGAGAAAAATGCTTCTCTCGATTCCATATCCACATCTCTCCtgaccaagaagaagaagaaagaagaagaggaaacggTATCCATCTCCAGGGAAGGAAGTCCATATACAAGGACATCAATTTGAAGGCCCAAAAATGTAATTTACCTCTTCCTTCAGGCCATTTCGACAGGCATCTGGAGATACAAGGAGATAAGAGATGCACAAACGCTATTCAGGGGGTTCTCAGTCGTACAGAATTACTCACATTGTGGGACAATGCATTCATCCAAGATCTTGGCGATGTTGAAATGCATGAACTGAGAGAATGTCTGGTCAAGAGCTGCGAGAAGATGGAGATATTCTTTGGTGGAAAGAATCAATGTTTTGAATGCTTGGAGAAAATGTGGATGTCTGATCTTGCAAGCATGAGGAGAGTGTGTGATGGCTTGGGTAGGATCATAAGCTTCCCACTCCTGAAGCACATATATCTGGAGCACTGTCCGAGACTCGTCAATTTCGTCTCCTCAGGTGTAAGCTTGTTGAGCTTGGAAAAGCTCGAGATCAGATTTTGCAATAGACTAGAGTCACTGTTTCAAGGTGATGTGGTAGTGGACGGCTCTCTCCAACGGCTGCACACGGTGCATCTGTGGGAGCTACCGAAGCTGGATAGAATTTGCAGCGGCAGATATTTGCCGGCATTGAAGAAGCTAACAGTGAGAGGATGTAGGAAGCTGAAGGATCTTCCACTTCGAGCCGGCCCCAACAATGCTATAAGGGGTGGTGGTGGTGTTCAGGTGAGAGGTGAAATGGCATGGTGGGAGAATCTCAGGTGGGAAGATGAGAGTACCAAACACGACATCCACTTCATAGAGTGGCGCCCTCTTACAAGGCGCTGA